A genomic window from Nocardioides jiangxiensis includes:
- a CDS encoding DUF1989 domain-containing protein, with the protein MTALDSSPTVEVGPVLDATIGAGDGALVRVPAGGRLRIVDLFGNQAADTLLYDAADIDNRYSAFDTIREQGAVFLTTGSRLLSTRLDELAVITDDTVGRHDTIGGACAQESNVVRYGEHVRHQHACRQTFLAYGAAAGIGQRELGHNINFFMNVPVTSAGGLQFDDGLSAPGKYVELTASRDILVLLSNCPQLNNPCNGWDPTPLQLQGWWS; encoded by the coding sequence ATGACCGCGCTCGACTCCAGCCCGACCGTCGAGGTCGGGCCCGTCCTCGACGCCACCATCGGGGCGGGTGACGGCGCCCTGGTGCGGGTGCCGGCCGGCGGCCGCCTGCGGATCGTCGACCTCTTCGGCAACCAGGCGGCGGACACGCTGCTCTACGACGCGGCCGACATCGACAACCGCTACTCCGCCTTCGACACGATCCGCGAGCAGGGTGCCGTCTTCCTGACCACCGGGTCCCGGCTCCTCTCGACGCGGCTCGACGAGCTCGCGGTGATCACCGACGACACGGTGGGTCGCCACGACACGATCGGGGGTGCCTGCGCCCAGGAGAGCAACGTGGTCCGCTACGGCGAGCACGTCCGGCACCAGCACGCCTGCCGCCAGACCTTCCTGGCGTACGGCGCGGCGGCCGGCATCGGGCAGCGCGAGCTCGGCCACAACATCAACTTCTTCATGAACGTGCCGGTCACCTCCGCCGGTGGCCTGCAGTTCGACGACGGCCTCTCCGCCCCCGGGAAGTACGTCGAGCTGACCGCGAGCCGCGACATCCTGGTGCTGCTCTCCAACTGCCCGCAGCTCAACAACCCGTGCAACGGCTGGGACCCGACCCCGCTCCAGCTGCAGGGGTGGTGGTCCTGA
- a CDS encoding 5-oxoprolinase/urea amidolyase family protein → MLHAVKCTVVDAGAQTTVQDATGRCGYWDVGVPPSGAFDEFTFALVNAAVGNPDTAAGLECVVRGPVLTFDEDTLVCVGGGLTEATVDGRPIANGQPVRVRAGSTLDVGPVDGPGMRGYVAVQGGIDVPRVLGSRATFILGGFGGVEGRPVVAGDVLPLGRRENLAAPGSVAELLPVLGHAWELRVIPGPHGAPEHLTPDGVDALFEADWRVDHRADRTGVRLVGPTPTWARTDGGEAGLHPSNVHDSAYPVGGIMLSGDTPVIVGKDGPSLGGFVVPAAVIGADLWKLGQLRPGDAVRLVPVTPVHAGAAMAERRDLLDAARGLSDRRPHAAPVMLEADDAEPAGSRRPPALADRPASDHHPAYTIRRSGDRHLLVEAGPASLELTVRVWVHLLAEALRADAVAGVVEVVEGVRSVLVKVDDAVLALPALASRLVALAAGLPDPATVVLDVREVTLPMAFDHPEAHEAMRRYQTVNPTAPWNPDNVEFIRRVNDLPQRDDVFDVVTEATYLVVGLGDVYLGAPVAVPIDPRHRLVTTKYNPARTWTPQNAVGIGGIYLCIYGMEGPGGYQLVGRTVPVWRLIAEDPDRDPKPWLLRQFDRIRFVPVSADELAVQRAEITAGLRDLDVRPATFSIAEVAALEAGAADEIALVRAHRRAAFEAERERWVS, encoded by the coding sequence ATGCTGCACGCCGTGAAGTGCACCGTCGTCGACGCGGGCGCGCAGACCACCGTCCAGGACGCCACCGGCCGCTGCGGCTACTGGGACGTCGGGGTGCCGCCGTCGGGGGCCTTCGACGAGTTCACCTTCGCGCTGGTCAACGCCGCGGTCGGCAACCCGGACACCGCAGCCGGCCTGGAGTGCGTCGTGCGCGGGCCGGTGCTCACCTTCGACGAGGACACCCTGGTCTGCGTCGGCGGCGGCCTCACCGAGGCGACCGTCGACGGGCGCCCGATCGCCAACGGCCAGCCGGTCCGGGTCCGTGCCGGTTCGACGCTCGACGTCGGCCCCGTCGACGGCCCGGGGATGCGGGGGTACGTCGCCGTGCAGGGCGGCATCGACGTGCCGCGGGTGCTGGGCAGCCGGGCGACCTTCATCCTCGGCGGCTTCGGCGGAGTCGAGGGGCGCCCGGTGGTGGCCGGCGACGTGCTGCCGCTGGGCCGCCGGGAGAACCTGGCCGCCCCCGGCAGCGTCGCAGAGCTCCTGCCCGTGCTCGGGCACGCCTGGGAGCTGCGGGTCATTCCGGGACCCCACGGTGCGCCCGAGCACCTCACGCCGGATGGCGTGGACGCCCTCTTCGAGGCTGACTGGCGCGTCGACCACCGGGCCGACCGGACCGGCGTCCGGCTCGTCGGCCCGACGCCCACGTGGGCGCGGACCGACGGCGGGGAGGCCGGCCTGCACCCGAGCAACGTCCATGACTCGGCCTACCCGGTGGGCGGGATCATGCTGTCGGGCGACACCCCGGTGATCGTCGGCAAGGACGGACCGTCGCTGGGTGGCTTCGTCGTGCCGGCGGCCGTGATCGGCGCCGACCTCTGGAAGCTGGGCCAGCTCCGGCCCGGCGACGCGGTCCGGCTCGTGCCGGTGACCCCGGTGCACGCCGGGGCCGCGATGGCGGAGCGCCGCGACCTCCTCGATGCCGCGCGCGGGCTGTCCGACCGGCGGCCGCACGCGGCCCCGGTCATGCTCGAGGCGGACGACGCGGAGCCCGCCGGCTCCAGGCGCCCGCCCGCGCTGGCCGACCGCCCCGCGAGCGACCACCACCCGGCGTACACGATCCGGAGGTCGGGGGACCGGCACCTGCTCGTCGAGGCCGGTCCGGCCTCGCTCGAGCTCACCGTCCGGGTCTGGGTCCACCTGCTCGCCGAGGCGCTGCGCGCGGACGCGGTCGCCGGGGTGGTCGAGGTGGTCGAGGGGGTGCGCTCGGTGCTGGTCAAGGTCGACGACGCGGTCCTGGCGCTGCCGGCCCTGGCCTCGCGCCTGGTCGCTCTGGCGGCTGGGTTGCCCGATCCCGCGACCGTGGTGCTCGACGTCCGCGAGGTGACGCTGCCGATGGCGTTCGACCACCCGGAGGCCCACGAGGCGATGCGCCGCTACCAGACGGTCAACCCGACTGCGCCCTGGAACCCGGACAACGTCGAGTTCATCCGCCGCGTCAACGACCTCCCCCAGCGTGACGACGTCTTCGACGTGGTCACCGAGGCGACGTACCTCGTGGTCGGGCTCGGCGACGTCTACCTCGGCGCGCCCGTGGCGGTGCCGATCGACCCGCGCCACCGCCTGGTCACCACGAAGTACAACCCCGCTCGCACCTGGACGCCGCAGAACGCCGTGGGCATCGGCGGGATCTACCTCTGCATCTACGGGATGGAGGGTCCCGGCGGCTACCAGCTGGTCGGCCGCACCGTGCCGGTCTGGCGGCTGATCGCGGAGGACCCGGACCGGGACCCGAAGCCCTGGCTCCTCCGGCAGTTCGACCGGATCCGGTTCGTGCCGGTGAGCGCCGACGAGCTCGCGGTCCAGCGCGCCGAGATCACGGCAGGCCTGCGCGACCTCGACGTCCGGCCGGCGACCTTCTCGATCGCGGAGGTCGCCGCGCTCGAGGCGGGCGCGGCCGACGAGATCGCGCTGGTGCGTGCCCACCGACGGGCCGCCTTCGAGGCCGAGCGGGAGCGGTGGGTCTCATGA